The DNA segment ATCTCAGAATCCAGAAAGGCGCAAATTtggttggtttggggttttttttttttcccaaaataacAGAAACCCCATGGTCGCAAATTGTCCAGAAGGAAGTCTCGCCGGCAAAAAGCTGTCCTcccaggcagaataataataatgttggtatttgttaggcgcttactatgtgcagagcactgttctaagcgctgggggagacaccccacagtcttaatccccattttacagatgaggtaactgaggcacagagaagtgaagtgacttgcccacagtcacacagctgacaagtggcggagccgggattcgaacccatgacctctgactccaaagcccatgctctttccactgagccatgctgcttcaacaagGCTGTGGTGGGTTTGAGAAGATTCGGGACCTGGGGGAGGAAGCTCAgttctgccttccccctccctcacctgctGAGGTGAATTTTATTCCTGAAACTTAGGCTCCTGTAGAGATGAGAACAAAGGGTAGGAGCACTGATGGAATGACTACAGCTATGACACTGCCCCTTTAGCTGCATTGTATCTCTACTTGTTTGTTCATCGCCAGCCCTCCCATCTTTGTTTGTAGATTGAGAGCCCTTTGAAGGCTAGGAACTGTGCTTAATTCTCATCCATGTacttcttcccagcacttagcgcacACTTGGCATTTAACATATAATGTTGCTACATCTCTCAGTAGTGTGACTGCTGTCCTTTGCCTAGAAAGTAAAACAGCTCCCAAATGACCCATGCCTCATTCACTTCCACTGAGCTCATGGAATCAAAACTGGAAAAAGGGGACCAGAGATGACCTGATTCACTCTACCTATTCTGCTCAGTTGGTCTTGGGATTTTTTTGCAGTGAATGTctccattcaatcgcattttagTCCACAAGTGCTAGAACTTTCCTCCTAAAGTTGCCTTCAGCCAGTCCTGTTtccgggaggagagggtgggaaccTCAATACACCACCACACCACCTTATATGGTGCTGGTGAATGATTTCCTCCATAAGACAGAAAACTAAGGTGAACCAGTTTTTCTCCCTGGCTCCACTCTACTTGCCAGGGTTCTTAGTTTCACGAAAGATAATCAATCatctgcagggagagagaggaatatcAAGGTGAGGGGAATAGTATTTCTGCTTATTTTGTCAGTTCCTCCTCACATCTTTGCATTCGTTCGTCACAAGCAGTAGAACCCACCTGTTGGAGCAATACAACCTAGGAATAAGCTGTTGTACCAAagtaaggggagagaagggaagagaggaaggaggagagaaaagacagtTTTCTCACCCTGACAGGATTCTGCCCTGCCCCAGCAGCATTTGTGGGTAGAAGTAGATTATCTCCTAGCTGTGCTGAAAAAATCTGTCCCACTGAAAcaaagggaagaggggcagcatggcctaatggaaagaggataggcctgggaatcagaggacctgggttctaatcatagctctgctcatctgctgtgtgacttctggcaatcacttcactgcacctctgtttcctcaactgtaaataggAATTCCGTTccagttttctctcctacttagactgtgagcctcatgtgggacggggattggatctgacctaattgacttgtacctaccccagtgttagaatagtgcttgactctagtcagcacttaaataccataatgattaaaagagaaggaaaagcagtgtggtctaatggatagagtacaggcctgggattcagaaggacctgggttctaatactgctctagcacttatctgctgtgtaccattgggtaagtcactttactcctctgtacttcaattcctcatctgggaaatggggaataatactgtgagctccatgtggaacagggactgtgtccaacctgatttacttgtatctacccccttgcttagtacagtgcctggcacatagtaagtgctgagcaaataccattaaaaaaagagaaaggcaagTTGGAAGCAAAGCTTCCAGTTAAAGATCAGTTAAACACTGCAAGTGATTTTCTGAGTTTCACCATCATTAGCTTAATAAAACCAGAAATGATCCTGTTCTGTTTGGATGGTCCATATGGAAGAATCAGATACCAGATACCAGTGAGGAAGGAGGCTGTGGTCACCCTGGTTCATGTTGCATGAATAGCCTCTGGAGAGAATTTGGGAATTCTCAATTCTTCCTTTCCATTCTAATGGGAAGAAATGGGATTTGAGTGTGGTTTGTAGGATGGTGGTTTTTTCTTCTTTGACTTTATCCTCTGCTTGAAATAGGGTGAAGGAGAACCTTCCCCCATGAGAGCtggcatagcctagaggaaagttAATGGCCCCAAGAGGCTGGaggcctaggttctagtcctggctctgattTAGAACTTAAAAAGATTCTTGTAtcccaagtgggattagaactcacaaccttgaGGCCTTGAGGCAAAATCCTTAGCCCTGCTCCATCAGTGACCTCCATAATTTTGTAAAGTTTTGTTTTAACTTGTCTGTTTCTGAGGTAATGAGACTAATTAAGAACAGCTGAAATCCTTCAttttacacacaaacacacacacatgccaacAACACCAAGCCTAGAGCCACCATCCTCACCACACAAAGCCTGAACACTTACCTCTGCTCCACACCACCTCTGAGAATCACTAGCACCCTGTAACCTCTCAAATTgaataaaatgttaaaaaaaaaaaaacctgcttcaGGTGCAAACCATCTTCTAGGTAATGTCTGAGCCTCCATTGACTCATGGGAACAATATGATAAATGGGGGATTGGTTGCCAAACCAAagacagataccattttttttaaaccagtgtTTCCCATAATCGTGTACTCAAaccaaatatataaatataaatacacaaatgTCTTTATAGTGACTCAGAGAGGCTCCGAGGAAGGGTAGCCAATTTTTACTTCATCAGAAATGAAAAAGATATGGTTCCCCTCCCTGGTGATCAGGCAGTCCCAACCTGCCCTCCCCTTCTCCGCTTCCCCGTACCATCTTTAAAAGGCTCTCATGCACCTACTGCTCAGAGCTAGTCCCATTAACTCTAAACCAATCCACTGCAAAACATAAGATGTACACTGGAAATGAAAATACTGTTCATCTTAACTTGAATCATCCTAGGTTGAGGACTTCCTGTATGCTTTCATTTGACAAGGGCTCCCCTTTTCAGAGCACTGCCATCCATGTGAAACACTTTCAAGCTCAACCCCGAGGCAGGCAGCAACCTGAAGAGGGGTTGCTGTCCTTGGGCAGAAAGTTCGGAAAGAAAGGAGGACCAAGAGGAACATTAGAAAACAGTGTGACTACATCTTGAGTGACAAAGGAAACTCTTAACCTGCACATGATCTCACACAAGCTTTTCTGTatggaaggcaggcaggcagcgcAGGGGAGTCATCAAAGAGTCCTACCAGCAGCCTGTTCTCCAGTTGTCTTTCCTAAAAGTCTGCCATTTGTGTCCCCATGGGGACAGAGCCACTCCTGCTGAAAATACTTCCTCAGGGAGTTTAGGTCTTTCCTTCTTTGAGAGGATTGCTTTTCACATGGAGCGCTTATAGCTAGTCACCAGATTGCCATGCCACTGTAAGCAACACTAAGAGAGTGTGGATAGGCTCCGGGTTCCCCAAGAATCCTGTTAAGGGAAACAAGCTCACTGGTAAGGAAATTATAAAAATAGGATATGACGCAAATGAAAAGATGAAGTGTAGAATACAGTCGGAACAAAGAGAAGAAAATGCTTTTCCACACAAAAGAGCCCCGGACAAAGGAGCCTTCAGAATATCCAAAAGCCTTGCCAAAATGCCAAGATGTCCTGGAACACCAATTTCCCATGTGAAACCAGCCATCTGTCTCTGTCCCATGATTCTGAAAGCTTTTTCTTATTCTCACCTTCCCAGCTGCAGCCCCTCTCTGCCTGTTTTCATTTGTGGGGCTCTCCTCTTGAGCAGGTGGCCGTGTCCCCAAGGAGAGAATGGGTCTCACTGTTGCCCTGCTTCAGCACATCTAGCCTGACTCCTTGTTCAGAATGACTTAGGCTGCTCAGTGGaggcctctagactataagctcattctaggcaggggacatgtctaccaactccgttatattgtactctcccaagcatttagtacagtgctctgcacacagtaagtgctcagatgccattgattaattgtggtCAGCCAGTTGCCTGTTTGAGAATTTCCCCTCCTAAGAAGAGCATTCCCAGCCCAAAAGCAAGTGTTAAGGAATTGTTGGTGCCTCTGAGCCAATCTTGGTGTCTTAGCACCGGAATTTCCCCGTGACTGAACACGCTTTCCTAGGTCTTTTGAGAATTGCAACTGCTTTGAAAGGTGTGCCTGCAGTATCTGTGGGGTTAACAGCATCAgtggtggagagagaatggggctgAAAACCATTTTGCCCCTGTCACAGCTGAGTAATGACTCTTTCCCCCTTGCCTCCTTTTCAGGAAGAAAAGCTGCTGAACATTCTGGTCCAATATAAGGTCCGGAGCGGAGTAACAGGCAACTTGGgcctggaggtggatgggctcccCTTCTACAACACCCACTCTGAGATGATTCAGAAGCTGGTGGACACCACTACTTTGGCACTCAGCCCAGGGCACCCTTCAGGCAGCAGGAGCtgagccctctctcccctccgcccccctgggCTGTGGCGGCTGGCTGTCAGGAATCTTGCACCAAGGTTCATGTCGTTAGGGCAGCAGTCTCAAAGCCAGTCTCAGTGGTGGCTGtgctggaggagggggtgaaaaaGGGAATTTCCAGGGAATGTCAAACTTCCGCTCAGCCTAGAACAAAGCCACCTAGTCAGTAGCACGAAGAATGATGAGTTGGCTTATTTGCCTACCAGAGGTCCCTCCTGCGGAAAGGTTGGGCAGCTTCAACATTCTGTGGGCCTGACAATTTTTGGCATCTAATTACAAGCCTTCTGTGCAAGGCTTCTGAATTGATCTTACCTTCCCACTCAAGCTTTTCAGGAGCTTTACCACTGGGGGTGGGACAGGAAATAGCCAAAATTCAGGcagtgagggaggaagaatagtTGCAAGCAGGAGATAGGGATGGATCAGCTGCAGGTGGGGTAATCAAGAGTTAACCAACTTTCCtgagaatttttttaaaagagaataAAAGTGTAGTTACCAAAATGAAGAACTGCTTGCATTTTTGAGTGGCCTCTTTTTCCACCTCACTGGGATTTCAGTCCTTAGCCAAAGCAAAGAGTTATACTGTGACACACTATGACACACAGAATCATTAGCTCTTAGGCAGAGGTTCagcaggaaaaaaacccaataagCTGAATCTctgtatcctttttttttttgcaaagtcTTGCTACATTGGGACACATGGGTCACTTACCCTCAGCCTCTGGAATGCTTTCCTGTGCCTTTCCAACATGGGGTAGAGGCAGAGTTCAGAGCTGTGTGAGGAGAGCTATTTGTTCGTATTCTTACATGGTCCTCCTAACTCTTGCTTAGTCCCCAGTATTGCTCAGTGAAATGAGGCCAGGTGGAAACCATCTCCAAGTAGCTCAACTGACAAGCAGCAAAGAGCTTCATTGATTTGAGTCCAAAACCTCCTGGACACCCCCTCTCAAGATAGAAATGAACACATGGAATCACAGTTCCAGACAGTCTTTAGTTGTGGCCCTGATGATGGAAGTAGGTGGCCAAGCAAAATGTATTAATGTGATATGCTAAAGTTGGGGAGTAAACATAGAAAGGGACCATTGCAGAGAGGACATATCCAGCCTAAACAAAAACTCTGCCAGAGAAAGTGGGTGTTTCCCCATCAAGACAAAGAGCTTCTCCAGCTACAGAAAGACTAGGCTGTAAACACACAAATGGGATTAACAAGCCCCAGAATATAGGGTTGAGAGTTGATCAGGTCATCCTTTCCTTTGGGGCATTGCCTCCTGCAAGATAAAATGAGGTAAGGGCAGGTCTGCTCTAACAATTATCTGGATATTTCTGGTTATAAAAATATTATCTAAAATGTCCAGCTAATTGAAACTTAAGTCTGTCGTGGACTTGGACAGTACAGTTAATATCCTACTTTATAGACTGTGCTTAAGGAATGTGTACTATTAGCTTCCCCACAATTTTGTGCTTCTCAAGCTGTGAGAGGCTTTCCTCTCCACTTTCATGCCCTGTAGAGATTGAAAGCACAGTACCCTCAGCAGTAGCTGAGAAAGGCACCTCTGCTCACTGAATCGTTACTTACTTTGGCTGAGATTACCCAGGAGTAGATACCACAATATCAATCACAAAGACTGCCAGCTTCTTCATAGCCAAAGTTTATTTGTCACACAAACACGAAGACAGAATGCACATTCCAGCACAAATATATTTTATGTAAAAGAGATGCTGGTACCTTAATACAAAAATACAACTCTGGACAGTTTATAATACATGCTTCATTCAGCACAATCTTCCAGTAACACCATCATGGATAGTAAAGccaaaaagggagggggaaaatacTGCAAgatagaattttaaaaaaaaagttaagggcCTAACTGAGCATGGCACTGCTAGATTTGAGGGCATCTATAGATCTCTTCCATTTTAGGAGTGTTGCTGGAGCTTGGGAGTGATTTTGGTTTGGTGTTATTGCCCAGCAAGACAGAGAATGAGGGCAAGCTCATGGCAGGAACACCCAAGTGCCGACACTGGATTAGTCATGTAAACATTTTAGCAGATGCTCTCCCAACAGTGCTCTTAAGCAAAAGGAAGGGATTTGAAAGATTGAGTCCCGGGTGAAAGTCTAGCAGATGGAAAGCTGCGTGAGACAATGTAGGTCAAGAGGATAGGAGAGCAATGCTACCGGAGAGTGAGGCACTGGCTTCAATGCACACATAGGGATGTTGTGACACCTCTACGTGAGCAGGATTGTGGACCCAGTGGAAAACCTGGAGCAAAAACCTCCTAAACAGTTGGCTGAAAAGACAGAGTTGAATTAGAAGATCAGATTATAAACAGGTGGTGCTAAATACTGCCTCTACCAGTGGCTGACAGGTGGTCCACAGAACAAATGACAGACAAATGggtagaagaagaaagaagacatGGAAACTCGATATCAGGCAAAATTCCCATATTGGAAATGTCTCAGtgcaaaaggggaaggggaggaaaggatccTTTAAGAATTTGAGCCAATAAAGTGCACAGAGGTGATCAttgagaggacagggtggattttcCTGCCACTCCCTCCAGTGGCCCTTCCCAGAGTCTGTGACTTGCCCATCCCCTTCCAACCCACCCGCAGAGTAGGGTGACCCTCTCCTAAGCACATGCCCAGCTGAGCTCTGCATTTCCCAAATCAGAATCTCAGCTCTCTTTAGCCTGTTTCTGCCAGCAGAGGTACTGACGTTTTTCATTTGTAAACACGTCCTCTGCACACGCACACGCCCACCCACCCATCACATACTTTTGGCCACAAATCTGGTGCCAGTGATAGACAGAAATGGGATATTCTTTTTTTGTCTCACTCCAGGGAGTCAGGCCAGACACACTCTGGCTCCAACTCCACCATCCCTTGGGAACAATTCCCAGACACTTGCAGCTTGACTGTTCATTATTGGTAATTTCATCAAGAGGTACACTCACTGACCACTATACCTGAGTCACTAAAAATAAAACCAGCCCTCTCTGTGGAACTCAAGAgatgatgggggaggcagggggtgggggagatgacagGCTTGGAATTGGTTTTCCATAAGGAAATGAACATAAGGTAGCTGACTGGCTACTCGGTCTATTTAAAACTTCATTAGTCAGAGGCTGGTTTAATGGTGCCACCAGGAGAAGGAGGGCGTTGGTGTGTCTAGAACAGATCCCTTACTCTCTTCCTCCAGGCCCTGGGGCTATTCTTGCCCCCAGGAGGGAATTAAAACAAATCCTTCTCTTGAGAGGGAAAAATCCCACTTCCCAATGAGCCTTTCATCGCCTTAGCCTAAATATCACTTTCTCCTTGGTGAATATGCTAAAGGACAagctgaaattttaaaaaaacactgacTTTCCTAAGGCACCCTTCTTACTAAAATCATGAGCTGCCACTAGGATGCCACGAAGCCATACTGAACTGGACACGTGGAACCTCAAGCCTGCTGCCCTGCCTACCCACAggctttttatagtatttctctGAACTATCTTTCATCATTCCAAAAAGCTTTCGCATCAAAGCTTGCCCATTGCACATTTCACATCTTGCACAAGATGCACATTGCATCTCCTCACAGcattcctgggagggagggaggaggagatattatttgtccccattttgccgatgagaaaatggaggcacagagaggtcaagtgactcaccAGAGGTCCCCCAACAGACCAGAGGCACAGCTAGACAGGCCTAGAACCTAAGCATCTCTCACTCCCAGATCAAAGCACTTTCCACAGATCCACACAGCTGTTTTGAACCTGTGTCAGTTATTtggcaggaaaaatgaaaaatggtgTCACTGCCAGGATTTCTCTGATAGGGTGGGGATGGTAAACAAGCATTTAGTGGTAAATGTGCAGAAAGGATTCAACCTGCAAATTTGAGGTCCAAAGGCCTGAGAGAATTATGTTTATATTGAATTCTCTAACCTTGTGGTACAAGCTACAGGTAAGTGCTCTTCTGATACAACCAAATACCTGATACCATCTCTGCTGCCTGATGGGTAGCGTGAGGCGCAGACTTTGAACATTCAGAACCCCTATTACCTCCCCACAATGCACATACACTCTCTTTCTCATCCCAAGGCTTACCCAATAACACACTTGACTTCTTTCTTGAACAAATGATTCTTAtgactttttttccccacacaCCCCTTGTGCCTTGTCCCTTGCTCACTGACCGAGCTTACTCCTAGGCTCCCACCCAACCTGACTTTTCTTTGAAAAAACCTCAAAATAGTAATTCAATCCCTTTCCCCATCAACTTTCACAGGCTACCCCAAGATACAAACACAGGCTCAAGATGGCAGTCCACCCCTAAAACATTCAGTCAGCACCCAAGGGTCATACATAAATCCACTGTAGCTTATTCACATGGTATCCAACTCTGCCCATCAGTTCTCAATGGGTTCTCCTAGAGCCAGTGTGACTGTACTGACTCAGCCACATGTGTCCGTGACTCGCCCTGCCTGGTCCCTTGGCTTCTGTTTTCCCTGCTCTGTGGACTGAATGCCTTCTTTTATCCAGAAGGGGGCTCGACGCAGTAAGAACAAGCCAGGAtgtggaactgaggcagagacaaccCAGCCAAAGAAGAGAATTGGGACCAAATCTTGGCCTCAGAGCACAAGTACACCCATTTCACCCATCTATAGAGTCCTAAATCGGTCCCTCTGCCTGATAGCCGTCTGTCTCGGCTAAGATTCTGGAGGGACAGTTCCCCGTGTTGAGTACAGAAAAGTCCTCCCCGGTCGCGTGAAGTTTCCTCAGCAGCTCTGGCTCTTCCGTTGGGGTCTTGTTTTTCCCAGAGGTGTTGGGAGTATTCAGCTGGTACAATTCCCGGGATGTCCCAGTCTTGGCACACCTGAGGAAGGCACAGCAGGAGTTCCGGAGCCTGGCAAGGTCCCGGTGGGTGTTCTCACTCACAAAGCAGTATAGCACTGGATCGGCCACACAGTTGAAGCTGgtcaggaggagagaaaaatggtAGATGTTGAAGATGTTGTTGGCAAACTCACAAGTGGCCTCCCACAAGCTGCGCACCAGCAGCAAGACGTGATAGGGCAGGAAGCAGGCGAGGAAAATGACCACTGTGCTCAGGACCAGCCTCTTGATCTGACTCTTCCTGTTCTTCTGGGTACCGTGGCTCTTGCGGACGGCCCGCAAGATGCCCCAGTAAGAGAAGAGCAGTAGgcagatggggaagagaaaacCGACGAAGAAACGGTAATAGTTAATGTTGCGCTGCCAAAGCTGGATGGGGTAATGTTCGAAGCACACTCGGTGGTTTTCCTCATCCTTGAAGACCCTTTCATGCACAAAGAAATAGATGCTGGTCAGCAGCTCCTTGACCCAGACGACCGCACTGACCGCCACAGCAGCTTTCACCGTCCGGAAGCGGTGGAAGCGGAAGGGATGGGCTACGGCCAAGTACCGATCGATGGAGATGCAGCAGAGGAAGCCCACACTGATGTAGATGTTCTCATAGAGGAGGATCCCGCAGATCAAGCATGAGAGGTCATTGTGGGGCCAGTTGTCATGCTGCAGGACATACTGGAGCCAGAAGGGCAGGGAGCAGATGTACAGAAGGTCAGCCATGGTCAGGTTACACAGGTAGACGCCCAGTTCATTCTTGGCCTTGATCTGCAGATAGCCGTAGTAAAGCGAGAGGCAGTTTGCTGGGAGGCCGGCCACCAACACCATGATGTACACCACGGGAGCCAGGGTCTGGTGGATGGTGTGGTCGATGATGCAGCTGGAGGAATTGTTCACCGGCATCTTCTCTGTAGAGTTCTCCATCTTCTGGGCACGCGCTACCTCCCCCTCCGAGGGGTCAGGCGATGGGTCTTCCTTTTCAGTAACATTGTACATCCAGGACGGTGGTGCGGTCACCTAGGTCAGAGCTAGGCCCTGGCCAACAGGCTGTCATCACTGCGCTTCCACTCTGGGCAGTTCAATCCCTGAAAACCAAACAGAGGGAAAAGTGTGCTAAATAAAGAATTGCCCAATAAATGCGTCAAGCTGGAGGGTTCCTTGGGCCCAATGTGCCTGAGTTTGAGGCCTCTCTGACCTACCAGACATGTTGGGATATCACTAAGGCAATGCAAGACTGAGGCAACTTTCCAactccctctggcctgacctGACCCATGAAGAGTGTATAGATGAAGTATAACTAGCAAGAAAGGGGCAGGGTGAACTCTACCTCATGGAAGTGACTCACATAATCCCCTTTTAATGTATTAAGCTTTATTAACATTTTCAGTCATCACAGAAATCCATTGAGTCCACACAccccaaaaaaaaaagttctagcCAATCTCTCTGGTCCTGCAAGAGGTGGTCTGAGGAGTGGCTTAAACACTGGTGTGTGCATCTTGCAAAGGTCCTTTTCCCCCCAAAAAGCCCGACTTGAATATGGAACTATGTTGCCCCCGTGCTTTCCTAGCACACACTCACTGCAGCTGCTGCTGGCAATGCTGTGGAGACATCTGGGCCAGAGGAGACAGCAGCTGCCTGCCTCTATTTGTTACCCCTGACCTCAGCCTCACCTACAACCCTTAGTGGCTGATGTGAGCTAAGGCCTGCTTGGCATTCACACCAGAAGAAGGTTTTAGTCACTCCCATATGGCACCACTAATGCTACCAAGCTGTGGGGGTCCtgttctactccccaccccttgGATATTGGTAGGTAATGGACCTCCCCAGAAAGCAGCATAGGGTTGGGGGTGGTCTCCTCATGAGGCCTGAGAGGTGACCCTGTAAGCCCTACAGAGGCCTCTTGGTTCTTGCTTGCCTCAAGTCAACCCCAAGAGGGAttctaccaaaataataattatggtatttgttaagcactaattatgtgacaagcactgttctaagtgctggggtaaataaatacaaagtcatcaggttggacacagttcctatccctcagggggcttaatcccttaatccccattttacagatgaggtaactgaggcacagagacatgaaatgacttgcccaaggccacacagtaagcaagtggtagaggcaggattagaacccatgaccttctgactcccaggcccttgcactgttcactactccatgttgcttctctaaagcaaaAAGTAAGTTTCAGGCTTcgggttttctttttccttttctttttaatgttgaGAGAGGATGGAAATCTTGTAATATGAAGGGTTCATTGGGAGTTGGGTAAATCACACCCTTTCTACATGCCCAGGTT comes from the Ornithorhynchus anatinus isolate Pmale09 chromosome 1, mOrnAna1.pri.v4, whole genome shotgun sequence genome and includes:
- the GPR68 gene encoding ovarian cancer G-protein coupled receptor 1 translates to MYNVTEKEDPSPDPSEGEVARAQKMENSTEKMPVNNSSSCIIDHTIHQTLAPVVYIMVLVAGLPANCLSLYYGYLQIKAKNELGVYLCNLTMADLLYICSLPFWLQYVLQHDNWPHNDLSCLICGILLYENIYISVGFLCCISIDRYLAVAHPFRFHRFRTVKAAVAVSAVVWVKELLTSIYFFVHERVFKDEENHRVCFEHYPIQLWQRNINYYRFFVGFLFPICLLLFSYWGILRAVRKSHGTQKNRKSQIKRLVLSTVVIFLACFLPYHVLLLVRSLWEATCEFANNIFNIYHFSLLLTSFNCVADPVLYCFVSENTHRDLARLRNSCCAFLRCAKTGTSRELYQLNTPNTSGKNKTPTEEPELLRKLHATGEDFSVLNTGNCPSRILAETDGYQAEGPI